A genomic stretch from Apteryx mantelli isolate bAptMan1 chromosome 28, bAptMan1.hap1, whole genome shotgun sequence includes:
- the MLLT6 gene encoding protein AF-17 isoform X2, with translation MKEMVGGCCVCSDERGWAENPLVYCDGHGCNVAVHQACYGIVQVPTGPWFCRKCESQERAARVRCELCPHKDGALKRTDNGGWAHVVCALYIPEVQFANVLTMEPIVLQYVPHDRFNKTCYICEEQGRESKAASGACMACNRHGCRQAFHVTCAQMAGLLCEEEVLEVDNVKYCGYCKYHFNKMKTSRHSGGSSFIAGRRSRSTSPAQEKHVSHHERPKKSRKDKERPKQKHKKRPESPTSLTPSSVPVAPEKGSTSHHEGSKETSEVGRSEVKGKKSSSHGSSHKGKKTGSGKSSTGFSSASSSGTFQPAGTSCSSLQCSQDFVTFPKLEQEDEKYRKPVSSSSSSHCSPLYEGQKGDVFEQKVIFSGFGSIMRFSTSAVSQQRGRDASPVDYKASNPVSGPSVGSSGASGGSSSSSHKRMPSLSIEEGEVLKEKKHKGSKKNKHGPGRPKGGKSKEILGAQLAGSTSTSSSPFSGGSLVSSSIGNSSRSFSHTGNLPSLNMESPLLGSGIYTSNKDPISHGGGVLRAVCSTPLSSSLLAHQGTSSLPQLNRSPFASTIPASSSSVSTTQVFSLAGSTFSLPSSHIFGSPLTSGLSINPLLNQSESSRAEPDLEDCSFGCRGTSPQESLSSMSPISSLPTLFDQTVSCSSSGQLENVPQATPNIEQLLEKQGNGEAGVNKMLKALHSLQKENQRLQEQIMTLTAKKERLQLLNVQLSVPFPVVTTSNGPGSQAQYILPPNVCNNDSLSISKSPPCKNSFGIENSLSTSSEDPHSGCPSRSSSSLSFHSTPPPLPMLQQSPASLPLPGVQQVNGLARVAGSGLGGGTTASHSLSTVPMVDGLMGTLAGGQQMPINGILGNLNGAQAAQAPSALTQASGPPTLQLSTSLSSVPSLSPLTEQQRHVLHQHEHQLQQLQQLLTSQPLNPEQQALVFQMMQQIQQKRELQRLQMTSSSQLSMTSLLAATSAPLLHSSTSTLMTSAPQPPPSSSSLMASLSPQQLNPSNALLAPQATPPLSAPGNSLMASGTGIPPVLTAQTNPFLNLQADGNTPKGTSMNEKGAPLTQDKG, from the exons AGATGCGAGCTGTGCCCCCACAAGGACGGCGCCCTGAAGCGCACCGACAATGGCG GGTGGGCCCATGTCGTCTGTGCTTTGTACATCCCAGAGGTTCAGTTTGCCAACGTGCTCACCATGGAGCCAATTGTCCTGCAGTATGTTCCCCATGACCGTTTTAACAAG accTGCTACATCTGTGaagagcagggcagggagagcaaagcagcctcgGGAGCCTGCATGGCCTGTAACCGACACGGCTGCCGACAAGCTTTCCACGTCACCTG TGCCCAGATGGCTGGCCTCTTATGTGAAGAGGAAGTCCTAGAAGTCGACAATGTCAAATATTGTGGCTACTGCAAGTACCACTTCAATAAAATG AAGACCTCGCGTCACTCTGGTGGTAGCTCCTTCATTGCTGGGAGAAGGAGCCGATCCACGTCCCCTGCTCAAGAGAAGCATGTATCCCACCACGAAAGGCCAAAGAAG AGTCGGAAGGACAAGGAAAGACCTAAACAGAAGCACAAAAAACGTCCGGAATCTCCCACCAGCCTTACGCCATCCTCGGTCCCCGTTGCGCCGGAGAAG GGCTCCACCAGCCACCATGAGGGGAGCAAAGAGACCTCGGAGGTCGGCAGGTCGGAGGTGAAAGGCAAGAAGTCCTCAAGCCATGGCAGCAGCCACAAGGGGAAAAAGACGGGAAGTGGGAAAAGCTCGACTGGCTTCAGCTCAGCTTCATCCAGTGGGACATTTCAACCTGCAG GCACCTCCTGCAGCTCCTTGCAGTGTTCCCAGGACTTCGTGACATTCCCCAAGCTTGAGCAGGAGGACGAGAAGTACCGGAAGCctgtctcttcctcttcttcttcccacTGCTCCCCTCTGTATGAAGGCCAGAAGGGGGATGTTTTTGAGCAGAAGGTGATCTTCTCGGGCTTCGGCTCCATCATGCGTTTCTCCACCTCTGCGGTGAGCCAGCAGAGAGGCCGTGATGCTTCCCCTGTGGACTACAAGGCCTCAAACCCTGTGAGCGGCCCTTCAGTGGGGAGTAGCGGGGCCAGTggtggtagcagcagcagcagccacaagCGCATGCCTTCTCTCAGCATTGAAGAGGGAGAGGTGCTGAAGGAAAAGAAGCACAAAGGTAGCAAGAAAAACAAGCATGGGCCTGGCAGGCCGAAAGGGGGCAAAAGCAAAGAGATTTTGGGGGCCCAGCTGGCTGGGTCTACATCCACCTCCTCGTCACCCTTCTCCGGGGGCTCTCTTGTTAGCTCCAGCATCGGCAACTCGTCACGGTCTTTCAGCCACACAGGAAACCTGCCCAGCCTCAACATGGAGTCCCCACTGCTGGGTTCAG GGATCTACACCAGTAACAAGGACCCTATTTCCCACGGGGGTGGAGTGCTCCGAGCTGTGTGCAGTACACCCCTCTCTTCCAGCCTTCTGGCACACCAGGGTACGTCGTCTCTCCCACAGCTCAACCGGTCTCCCTTTGCTAGCACCatcccagcctcctcttcctcggtCTCCACCACGCAG GTGTTCTCACTGGCAGGTTCAACGTTTAGCCTTCCCTCCTCGCATATCTTTGGAAGCCCCCTCACATCTGGGCTGTCGATCAACCCGCTCTTAAATCAGTCGGAAAGCAGCCGGGCAG AGCCTGACCTGGAAGACTGCAGTTTTGGCTGCCGAGGGACGTCGCCCCAGGAGAGCCTCTCTTCCAT GTCCCCCATCAGCAGCCTGCCAACCCTCTTTGACCAGACCGtgtcctgcagcagcagcgggcAGCTGGAGAATGTTCCCCAGGCCACCCCAAACATCGAGCAGCTCCTGGAGAAGCAGGGCAATGGGGAAGCTGGCGTAAACA AAATGCTCAAAGCCCTGCACTCGCTGCAGAAGGAGAACCAGCGGCTCCAGGAGCAGATCATGACGCTGACAGCCAAGAAGGAGCGTTTGCAGCTCCTCAACGTCCAGCTCTCCGTCCCTTTCCCGGTGGTGACCACCAGCAACGGCCCCGGCAGCCAGGCCCAGTACATCCTGCCTCCCAACG TCTGCAACAACGATTCCCTGAGCATCAGCAAGAGCCCCCCGTGCAAGAACAGCTTTGGGATCGAGAACTCGCTCTCCACCTCCTCTGAG GACCCTCATTCAGGTTGCCccagcaggagcagctcttccCTGTCCTTCCACAGCACTCCTCCGCCCCTAcccatgctgcagcagagtcctGCCTCGCTACCCCTGCCCGGGGTGCAGCAGGTGAATGGCCTGGCCAGGGTGGCAGGCAGCGGGCTGGGGGGAGGCACCACTGCCAGCCACAGCCTCTCCACGGTGCCCATGGTGGACGGCCTGATGGGGACCCTGGCAGGAGGCCAGCAGATGCCCATCAACGGGATCCTGGGGAATCTGAACGGCGCTCAGGCCGCCCAGGCTCCGAGCGCGCTGACGCAGGCGAGCGGGCCTCCGACCTTGCAGCTCTCCACCAGCCTGAGCAG CGTGCCCAGCCTGAGTCCCCTGACGGAGCAGCAGCGGCACGTCTTGCACCAACACGAAcatcagctccagcagcttcagcAGCTCCTGACTTCCCAGCCACTTAATCCA GAGCAGcaggccctggtgttccagatgATGCAGCAAATCCAGCAGAAGAGGGAGCTGCAGCGGCTGCAGATGACAAGCTCGTCCCAGCTGTCTATGACCAGCCTCCTGGCGGCCACCTCTGCCCCTCTCCTGCACTCCAGCACCAGCACCCTGATGACCTCGGCCCCCCAGCCACCCCCAAGCAGCAGCTCTCTcatggcctccctctccccccagcaGCTCAACCCTAGCAATGCCCTGCTGGCTCCCCAGGCCACCCCACCGCTCAGCGCTCCTGGGAACAGCCTCATGGCTTCAGGGACAGGCATCCCACCCGTCCTTACAGCACAGACTAACCCGTTTCTGAACCTGCAGGCTGATGGCAACACCCCAAAAGGAACG agcatGAATGAAAAGGGAGCTCCTCTTACCCAGGACAAGGGCTAA
- the MLLT6 gene encoding protein AF-17 isoform X1, which yields MKEMVGGCCVCSDERGWAENPLVYCDGHGCNVAVHQACYGIVQVPTGPWFCRKCESQERAARVRCELCPHKDGALKRTDNGGWAHVVCALYIPEVQFANVLTMEPIVLQYVPHDRFNKTCYICEEQGRESKAASGACMACNRHGCRQAFHVTCAQMAGLLCEEEVLEVDNVKYCGYCKYHFNKMKTSRHSGGSSFIAGRRSRSTSPAQEKHVSHHERPKKSRKDKERPKQKHKKRPESPTSLTPSSVPVAPEKGSTSHHEGSKETSEVGRSEVKGKKSSSHGSSHKGKKTGSGKSSTGFSSASSSGTFQPAGTSCSSLQCSQDFVTFPKLEQEDEKYRKPVSSSSSSHCSPLYEGQKGDVFEQKVIFSGFGSIMRFSTSAVSQQRGRDASPVDYKASNPVSGPSVGSSGASGGSSSSSHKRMPSLSIEEGEVLKEKKHKGSKKNKHGPGRPKGGKSKEILGAQLAGSTSTSSSPFSGGSLVSSSIGNSSRSFSHTGNLPSLNMESPLLGSGIYTSNKDPISHGGGVLRAVCSTPLSSSLLAHQGTSSLPQLNRSPFASTIPASSSSVSTTQVFSLAGSTFSLPSSHIFGSPLTSGLSINPLLNQSESSRAEPDLEDCSFGCRGTSPQESLSSMSPISSLPTLFDQTVSCSSSGQLENVPQATPNIEQLLEKQGNGEAGVNIVEMLKALHSLQKENQRLQEQIMTLTAKKERLQLLNVQLSVPFPVVTTSNGPGSQAQYILPPNVCNNDSLSISKSPPCKNSFGIENSLSTSSEDPHSGCPSRSSSSLSFHSTPPPLPMLQQSPASLPLPGVQQVNGLARVAGSGLGGGTTASHSLSTVPMVDGLMGTLAGGQQMPINGILGNLNGAQAAQAPSALTQASGPPTLQLSTSLSSVPSLSPLTEQQRHVLHQHEHQLQQLQQLLTSQPLNPEQQALVFQMMQQIQQKRELQRLQMTSSSQLSMTSLLAATSAPLLHSSTSTLMTSAPQPPPSSSSLMASLSPQQLNPSNALLAPQATPPLSAPGNSLMASGTGIPPVLTAQTNPFLNLQADGNTPKGTSMNEKGAPLTQDKG from the exons AGATGCGAGCTGTGCCCCCACAAGGACGGCGCCCTGAAGCGCACCGACAATGGCG GGTGGGCCCATGTCGTCTGTGCTTTGTACATCCCAGAGGTTCAGTTTGCCAACGTGCTCACCATGGAGCCAATTGTCCTGCAGTATGTTCCCCATGACCGTTTTAACAAG accTGCTACATCTGTGaagagcagggcagggagagcaaagcagcctcgGGAGCCTGCATGGCCTGTAACCGACACGGCTGCCGACAAGCTTTCCACGTCACCTG TGCCCAGATGGCTGGCCTCTTATGTGAAGAGGAAGTCCTAGAAGTCGACAATGTCAAATATTGTGGCTACTGCAAGTACCACTTCAATAAAATG AAGACCTCGCGTCACTCTGGTGGTAGCTCCTTCATTGCTGGGAGAAGGAGCCGATCCACGTCCCCTGCTCAAGAGAAGCATGTATCCCACCACGAAAGGCCAAAGAAG AGTCGGAAGGACAAGGAAAGACCTAAACAGAAGCACAAAAAACGTCCGGAATCTCCCACCAGCCTTACGCCATCCTCGGTCCCCGTTGCGCCGGAGAAG GGCTCCACCAGCCACCATGAGGGGAGCAAAGAGACCTCGGAGGTCGGCAGGTCGGAGGTGAAAGGCAAGAAGTCCTCAAGCCATGGCAGCAGCCACAAGGGGAAAAAGACGGGAAGTGGGAAAAGCTCGACTGGCTTCAGCTCAGCTTCATCCAGTGGGACATTTCAACCTGCAG GCACCTCCTGCAGCTCCTTGCAGTGTTCCCAGGACTTCGTGACATTCCCCAAGCTTGAGCAGGAGGACGAGAAGTACCGGAAGCctgtctcttcctcttcttcttcccacTGCTCCCCTCTGTATGAAGGCCAGAAGGGGGATGTTTTTGAGCAGAAGGTGATCTTCTCGGGCTTCGGCTCCATCATGCGTTTCTCCACCTCTGCGGTGAGCCAGCAGAGAGGCCGTGATGCTTCCCCTGTGGACTACAAGGCCTCAAACCCTGTGAGCGGCCCTTCAGTGGGGAGTAGCGGGGCCAGTggtggtagcagcagcagcagccacaagCGCATGCCTTCTCTCAGCATTGAAGAGGGAGAGGTGCTGAAGGAAAAGAAGCACAAAGGTAGCAAGAAAAACAAGCATGGGCCTGGCAGGCCGAAAGGGGGCAAAAGCAAAGAGATTTTGGGGGCCCAGCTGGCTGGGTCTACATCCACCTCCTCGTCACCCTTCTCCGGGGGCTCTCTTGTTAGCTCCAGCATCGGCAACTCGTCACGGTCTTTCAGCCACACAGGAAACCTGCCCAGCCTCAACATGGAGTCCCCACTGCTGGGTTCAG GGATCTACACCAGTAACAAGGACCCTATTTCCCACGGGGGTGGAGTGCTCCGAGCTGTGTGCAGTACACCCCTCTCTTCCAGCCTTCTGGCACACCAGGGTACGTCGTCTCTCCCACAGCTCAACCGGTCTCCCTTTGCTAGCACCatcccagcctcctcttcctcggtCTCCACCACGCAG GTGTTCTCACTGGCAGGTTCAACGTTTAGCCTTCCCTCCTCGCATATCTTTGGAAGCCCCCTCACATCTGGGCTGTCGATCAACCCGCTCTTAAATCAGTCGGAAAGCAGCCGGGCAG AGCCTGACCTGGAAGACTGCAGTTTTGGCTGCCGAGGGACGTCGCCCCAGGAGAGCCTCTCTTCCAT GTCCCCCATCAGCAGCCTGCCAACCCTCTTTGACCAGACCGtgtcctgcagcagcagcgggcAGCTGGAGAATGTTCCCCAGGCCACCCCAAACATCGAGCAGCTCCTGGAGAAGCAGGGCAATGGGGAAGCTGGCGTAAACA TTGTAGAAATGCTCAAAGCCCTGCACTCGCTGCAGAAGGAGAACCAGCGGCTCCAGGAGCAGATCATGACGCTGACAGCCAAGAAGGAGCGTTTGCAGCTCCTCAACGTCCAGCTCTCCGTCCCTTTCCCGGTGGTGACCACCAGCAACGGCCCCGGCAGCCAGGCCCAGTACATCCTGCCTCCCAACG TCTGCAACAACGATTCCCTGAGCATCAGCAAGAGCCCCCCGTGCAAGAACAGCTTTGGGATCGAGAACTCGCTCTCCACCTCCTCTGAG GACCCTCATTCAGGTTGCCccagcaggagcagctcttccCTGTCCTTCCACAGCACTCCTCCGCCCCTAcccatgctgcagcagagtcctGCCTCGCTACCCCTGCCCGGGGTGCAGCAGGTGAATGGCCTGGCCAGGGTGGCAGGCAGCGGGCTGGGGGGAGGCACCACTGCCAGCCACAGCCTCTCCACGGTGCCCATGGTGGACGGCCTGATGGGGACCCTGGCAGGAGGCCAGCAGATGCCCATCAACGGGATCCTGGGGAATCTGAACGGCGCTCAGGCCGCCCAGGCTCCGAGCGCGCTGACGCAGGCGAGCGGGCCTCCGACCTTGCAGCTCTCCACCAGCCTGAGCAG CGTGCCCAGCCTGAGTCCCCTGACGGAGCAGCAGCGGCACGTCTTGCACCAACACGAAcatcagctccagcagcttcagcAGCTCCTGACTTCCCAGCCACTTAATCCA GAGCAGcaggccctggtgttccagatgATGCAGCAAATCCAGCAGAAGAGGGAGCTGCAGCGGCTGCAGATGACAAGCTCGTCCCAGCTGTCTATGACCAGCCTCCTGGCGGCCACCTCTGCCCCTCTCCTGCACTCCAGCACCAGCACCCTGATGACCTCGGCCCCCCAGCCACCCCCAAGCAGCAGCTCTCTcatggcctccctctccccccagcaGCTCAACCCTAGCAATGCCCTGCTGGCTCCCCAGGCCACCCCACCGCTCAGCGCTCCTGGGAACAGCCTCATGGCTTCAGGGACAGGCATCCCACCCGTCCTTACAGCACAGACTAACCCGTTTCTGAACCTGCAGGCTGATGGCAACACCCCAAAAGGAACG agcatGAATGAAAAGGGAGCTCCTCTTACCCAGGACAAGGGCTAA
- the MLLT6 gene encoding protein AF-17 isoform X3, which yields MKEMVGGCCVCSDERGWAENPLVYCDGHGCNVAVHQACYGIVQVPTGPWFCRKCESQERAARVRCELCPHKDGALKRTDNGGWAHVVCALYIPEVQFANVLTMEPIVLQYVPHDRFNKTCYICEEQGRESKAASGACMACNRHGCRQAFHVTCAQMAGLLCEEEVLEVDNVKYCGYCKYHFNKMKTSRHSGGSSFIAGRRSRSTSPAQEKHVSHHERPKKSRKDKERPKQKHKKRPESPTSLTPSSVPVAPEKGSTSHHEGSKETSEVGRSEVKGKKSSSHGSSHKGKKTGSGKSSTGFSSASSSGTFQPAGTSCSSLQCSQDFVTFPKLEQEDEKYRKPVSSSSSSHCSPLYEGQKGDVFEQKVIFSGFGSIMRFSTSAVSQQRGRDASPVDYKASNPVSGPSVGSSGASGGSSSSSHKRMPSLSIEEGEVLKEKKHKGSKKNKHGPGRPKGGKSKEILGAQLAGSTSTSSSPFSGGSLVSSSIGNSSRSFSHTGNLPSLNMESPLLGSGIYTSNKDPISHGGGVLRAVCSTPLSSSLLAHQGTSSLPQLNRSPFASTIPASSSSVSTTQVFSLAGSTFSLPSSHIFGSPLTSGLSINPLLNQSESSRAEPDLEDCSFGCRGTSPQESLSSMSPISSLPTLFDQTVSCSSSGQLENVPQATPNIEQLLEKQGNGEAGVNIVEMLKALHSLQKENQRLQEQIMTLTAKKERLQLLNVQLSVPFPVVTTSNGPGSQAQYILPPNVCNNDSLSISKSPPCKNSFGIENSLSTSSEDPHSGCPSRSSSSLSFHSTPPPLPMLQQSPASLPLPGVQQVNGLARVAGSGLGGGTTASHSLSTVPMVDGLMGTLAGGQQMPINGILGNLNGAQAAQAPSALTQASGPPTLQLSTSLSSVPSLSPLTEQQRHVLHQHEHQLQQLQQLLTSQPLNPEQQALVFQMMQQIQQKRELQRLQMTSSSQLSMTSLLAATSAPLLHSSTSTLMTSAPQPPPSSSSLMASLSPQQLNPSNALLAPQATPPLSAPGNSLMASGTGIPPVLTAQTNPFLNLQADGNTPKGTPGSLSKETCFL from the exons AGATGCGAGCTGTGCCCCCACAAGGACGGCGCCCTGAAGCGCACCGACAATGGCG GGTGGGCCCATGTCGTCTGTGCTTTGTACATCCCAGAGGTTCAGTTTGCCAACGTGCTCACCATGGAGCCAATTGTCCTGCAGTATGTTCCCCATGACCGTTTTAACAAG accTGCTACATCTGTGaagagcagggcagggagagcaaagcagcctcgGGAGCCTGCATGGCCTGTAACCGACACGGCTGCCGACAAGCTTTCCACGTCACCTG TGCCCAGATGGCTGGCCTCTTATGTGAAGAGGAAGTCCTAGAAGTCGACAATGTCAAATATTGTGGCTACTGCAAGTACCACTTCAATAAAATG AAGACCTCGCGTCACTCTGGTGGTAGCTCCTTCATTGCTGGGAGAAGGAGCCGATCCACGTCCCCTGCTCAAGAGAAGCATGTATCCCACCACGAAAGGCCAAAGAAG AGTCGGAAGGACAAGGAAAGACCTAAACAGAAGCACAAAAAACGTCCGGAATCTCCCACCAGCCTTACGCCATCCTCGGTCCCCGTTGCGCCGGAGAAG GGCTCCACCAGCCACCATGAGGGGAGCAAAGAGACCTCGGAGGTCGGCAGGTCGGAGGTGAAAGGCAAGAAGTCCTCAAGCCATGGCAGCAGCCACAAGGGGAAAAAGACGGGAAGTGGGAAAAGCTCGACTGGCTTCAGCTCAGCTTCATCCAGTGGGACATTTCAACCTGCAG GCACCTCCTGCAGCTCCTTGCAGTGTTCCCAGGACTTCGTGACATTCCCCAAGCTTGAGCAGGAGGACGAGAAGTACCGGAAGCctgtctcttcctcttcttcttcccacTGCTCCCCTCTGTATGAAGGCCAGAAGGGGGATGTTTTTGAGCAGAAGGTGATCTTCTCGGGCTTCGGCTCCATCATGCGTTTCTCCACCTCTGCGGTGAGCCAGCAGAGAGGCCGTGATGCTTCCCCTGTGGACTACAAGGCCTCAAACCCTGTGAGCGGCCCTTCAGTGGGGAGTAGCGGGGCCAGTggtggtagcagcagcagcagccacaagCGCATGCCTTCTCTCAGCATTGAAGAGGGAGAGGTGCTGAAGGAAAAGAAGCACAAAGGTAGCAAGAAAAACAAGCATGGGCCTGGCAGGCCGAAAGGGGGCAAAAGCAAAGAGATTTTGGGGGCCCAGCTGGCTGGGTCTACATCCACCTCCTCGTCACCCTTCTCCGGGGGCTCTCTTGTTAGCTCCAGCATCGGCAACTCGTCACGGTCTTTCAGCCACACAGGAAACCTGCCCAGCCTCAACATGGAGTCCCCACTGCTGGGTTCAG GGATCTACACCAGTAACAAGGACCCTATTTCCCACGGGGGTGGAGTGCTCCGAGCTGTGTGCAGTACACCCCTCTCTTCCAGCCTTCTGGCACACCAGGGTACGTCGTCTCTCCCACAGCTCAACCGGTCTCCCTTTGCTAGCACCatcccagcctcctcttcctcggtCTCCACCACGCAG GTGTTCTCACTGGCAGGTTCAACGTTTAGCCTTCCCTCCTCGCATATCTTTGGAAGCCCCCTCACATCTGGGCTGTCGATCAACCCGCTCTTAAATCAGTCGGAAAGCAGCCGGGCAG AGCCTGACCTGGAAGACTGCAGTTTTGGCTGCCGAGGGACGTCGCCCCAGGAGAGCCTCTCTTCCAT GTCCCCCATCAGCAGCCTGCCAACCCTCTTTGACCAGACCGtgtcctgcagcagcagcgggcAGCTGGAGAATGTTCCCCAGGCCACCCCAAACATCGAGCAGCTCCTGGAGAAGCAGGGCAATGGGGAAGCTGGCGTAAACA TTGTAGAAATGCTCAAAGCCCTGCACTCGCTGCAGAAGGAGAACCAGCGGCTCCAGGAGCAGATCATGACGCTGACAGCCAAGAAGGAGCGTTTGCAGCTCCTCAACGTCCAGCTCTCCGTCCCTTTCCCGGTGGTGACCACCAGCAACGGCCCCGGCAGCCAGGCCCAGTACATCCTGCCTCCCAACG TCTGCAACAACGATTCCCTGAGCATCAGCAAGAGCCCCCCGTGCAAGAACAGCTTTGGGATCGAGAACTCGCTCTCCACCTCCTCTGAG GACCCTCATTCAGGTTGCCccagcaggagcagctcttccCTGTCCTTCCACAGCACTCCTCCGCCCCTAcccatgctgcagcagagtcctGCCTCGCTACCCCTGCCCGGGGTGCAGCAGGTGAATGGCCTGGCCAGGGTGGCAGGCAGCGGGCTGGGGGGAGGCACCACTGCCAGCCACAGCCTCTCCACGGTGCCCATGGTGGACGGCCTGATGGGGACCCTGGCAGGAGGCCAGCAGATGCCCATCAACGGGATCCTGGGGAATCTGAACGGCGCTCAGGCCGCCCAGGCTCCGAGCGCGCTGACGCAGGCGAGCGGGCCTCCGACCTTGCAGCTCTCCACCAGCCTGAGCAG CGTGCCCAGCCTGAGTCCCCTGACGGAGCAGCAGCGGCACGTCTTGCACCAACACGAAcatcagctccagcagcttcagcAGCTCCTGACTTCCCAGCCACTTAATCCA GAGCAGcaggccctggtgttccagatgATGCAGCAAATCCAGCAGAAGAGGGAGCTGCAGCGGCTGCAGATGACAAGCTCGTCCCAGCTGTCTATGACCAGCCTCCTGGCGGCCACCTCTGCCCCTCTCCTGCACTCCAGCACCAGCACCCTGATGACCTCGGCCCCCCAGCCACCCCCAAGCAGCAGCTCTCTcatggcctccctctccccccagcaGCTCAACCCTAGCAATGCCCTGCTGGCTCCCCAGGCCACCCCACCGCTCAGCGCTCCTGGGAACAGCCTCATGGCTTCAGGGACAGGCATCCCACCCGTCCTTACAGCACAGACTAACCCGTTTCTGAACCTGCAGGCTGATGGCAACACCCCAAAAGGAACG CCTGGGAGCCTCAGCAAAGAAACCTGCTTCCTCTGA